The sequence CTCCACCAGAATTCTTCGGGAAGCAAGGTGTGCCTGCCCCTCCCACGCGGCCCtttgcccctccccccaccctgtgaGCCTTAGCTGGAGTCAAGTCTCACCAGCTCTGCCTCCTTTACCTTTCACAACAGCCCAAGCTCATGGGTTCCTGTTTTGCATATGCTTTgcataaaagaaaactgaagctcagagaaattAAGACACTTGGTCAGGGCCACACAGGCAATAAGAGGCAAAGCCAGGACTCAGACCTGGGCAGCCAGCTTCCAGCGTTGCCTGGCCCCCCACcctgggccccccgccccccatgggATGGAGGAAATCAGAAACCTCCACTTGTCACCCAAAGTACAACTTAGCGCCCACCCCCCGCAGGTACCATTTCAGGGCATCTGGGCTTGACTCATCTGCTCAATGAGAGCTTGaaggcctactatgtgccaggccctggccagGAGAGCAGCAGCGGCTCCAGCCCCACTCGCGCTTTTACGGGCCCCAGATAGGTGGCACTTGCAGTGCTGAGTTAGACATCTATTGTGCATTCAAAATTGTTCTGGGCTAAACCTTCTGTCCTGTAGACTCCTGGGCTAAGGCCAATTAAACTGCTGCCAGGTAGGGCATATTCCCTATAAATCAGTGGGAATGTGGTCACACGAATTTTAAATATCAGATTAAAATCAAATTAGTGGGGAAATTTGGAACAAATTGCCTTCAAGTACAGTGAATGAGTCTATTTTTAAAACGTTGCCGCACCAGGCAGAAGAGTGAAGCAAACACATTTCCTAACAGCGAGCAGACACTGTGTTGGGAGTGATTTGTCATGCTTAGTCACTTCAATTGCTCTACCAAAACTCAGGAATCACATAAAACGTGTTTGCAAATTGTAAATCACTCAAGGAGGCTACTTCAGGCGGGTCCTAACCTGATGCTGACGGTCATGGTGGCAACCCCTGGAGGGGCCCAGGCAGTCTCACCCCCTATCTGACGTCCCCTTGTCCCAGTTCTCCAAGCAGGGGCTGTACCTGCCACGTCCTGCTGAGCCCATTGCCCAATGTAGGAAGGCTGCAGTAAATCAGCCcacatttcctcatctgcaagaGGGGCATGGCCTtcctggagggggcgggggggatgCTGGGGAGAGTGCCCTGGTTGGCCTGGGGGCCTCCAGGGCTGGAGCAGGGAAGGGACTGGGGCTGCTCAGGGAGGAGAGGCTTGCTTTCCGGTGAAAGGTTGGGCTGCTACTTGCCAAGGAGCGGAAATGTCTTCAGATCCGAAGGCTCGGCCCAGGCTGAGATGGATGTCTGGGCCCCTGGGAGATATGCCCTGGCTCTATGCCACCATCTTTGGCCACTGGTGTCCCCATCCTCTGGTCATCTTGCCTCAATAACGATCTTGACATTCATCCTAGAATGGGGATAAGACCCGAGAGAACTTTACAGCAGAAAACCCCTGGACCCAGCTGTCCCCTGCCTTGGTACAGCTCCGATAGAGTTGGGGTCTACAGcgctttcccttatcttctccctctcctctggcAACCCCACCTCTTCCCTTTGCAACAGCCCTGCAGAGCACAATCCTCTCTTTAGGGCCAGAAGGTAAGCTGATCACACGGAGGTGTCGAAGACCTTCTGGGGCTGGTTGGGTTACCTCTCTTAAGAGTGGTGCATTTTAAGAGTAACTTTGTAGAAGCAACAACACATCTAGAATGAACTGCAGGAAGGAGGCTTGTTTCTGGGGGCTTGTGTTGCCTCCCACGGTCATGAGCTCTGGTCTCTGAAGCCCCTACTGGCAGCTCTCACACCAACCTGTTGGGCCTAGGAATGGAAAGGAGATAAGACTCATGCACTCTAAAGGATGCATTGAAGACCTGCCATGAGCCACACACTGGACATCTGCAGGGGCCCAATTCAGCGAGTTCATCAAATTGGTGCCAGGAGCTCGTAATGACCTTGGAGAACAGTTTCCATGGAAGGGGAGGCTAGAGGATGGGAACGAGGAGACAGCAAAGATGAAGGCCAGGGAATGGATTCTCTGTGAGAATCACGAAGGATGCCTCTCAAATATGCCCATCCCTGGGCCTGACTGGATGGATGCAAGGAAACTCTTCTTTAAGCCTCCAGACCATGGTTAGAGAAATGCACCTATAGAAGGGCACAGCCTCTTGGCTCTGCCTAGAAAAGGTTCCAGAACAGGCTTCCTCCTGGGGTCCTCGTCCAGCCCCCTCTCGGCCCCTCAAGGACGCCAGGCCACGTGGACCActatgccctgctccccagcaGTCATATCAGCTTCACAGGGCTTTGTCCACCTCCCATTCTAAGGACCCCACCAGGCTACCCAACACTCTTTTCTGCTGTAGTTTGGCACAAGAGTGGATTTGGGCACAGCAGATGAAGAGAAAGGGTGTCTTTAGAAGCCAGACACCCAGGCCTGTCCCTAGTGGGTGGGGCAAGAAggctagaaaaataaacaaaaacaaaaagggaagcGAAGCAAAGCTCTTGGGTGCCAGAGAGGGACTGGCTGAGGCTGCAGCTGCCTAAGTAATGGGTTCCACATTTGTCTGGCTCCATCTGCTGCGATCAGACTCCAGGGTGCACGGTGGGCCTtgcaggggctggaggggagaGCCCCGGCTGGAGCCAGACCTGAGGCCAACCCTGGCGATGGTCCCATCACCGGCCACACCATGGCTGCAATGTGACTGCAAGCTCATGCTCCAGCACAGCgccccctccccgtcccccctCTGCGGCTCCTGGGTCCCTGCCGGCCTTCACAGATTGTTCGCGTTATTAATGCCATTTCCCAGAGATTCCATCTGGCTTTTTTAATTGCACTGGGATGGGGCTAGGACACTTTGATAGTGAATTGGTATCTTGCCTACGCCTCTGCTTACGTCAAATGCTCCGTCCGTGGAGAGGGTGATGGGGGCTTGGGAGCGAAGGGATAGCACAAGTTTTTTCACAAATCAAGAAATAGTttccatgggaaacggactttggcccagtggttagggcgtccgtctaccacatgggaggcccgcggttcaagcccggggcctccttgacccgtgtggagctggcccatgcgcagtgctgatgcgcgcaaggagtgccctgctacacaggggtgtcccccgcgtaggggaaccccacgcgcaaggagtgcacccataaggagagccacccagcgcgaaggagggagcagcctgccgaggaatggcgccgcccacacttcccgtgctgctgatgacaacagaagcggacaaagaaagcggacaaagaaacaagacgcagcaaaaagacacagaaaacagacaaccgggggaggggaggggaattaaataaaaataaatctttaaaaaaaaaaaaaaaaaaagaaatagtttccAGGGTTGGGTAACATAAAAGGTGCTGGttgtttagttttatttaaaagaaaggaaaggaaaggaaaggaaaggaagggaaggggaggggaggggaggggaggggaggagaggggaggggaggggaggggaggggagggaagaacgTTTCTCCCCCTGCCAGCATGGGAAGGAAACCGAATGGGACTTCACCATCTCCTAGGCCAGGACCCCTGCCCCACACCTGCAGAAGGTCTGTGGGTGTCCTGGAAGGAGAGACCTCTTGACTGAACAAGATAAGGGTTTCTGTGTCCCCTTGACCTTCATGCCAGTAGTCTCCTGCAtcctctgcccacagccccctctCCTCCTGTGAAGTCAGCAGCCCATGGAGGAGGCCTGACAGGTTCCTGCCTGGGAAGGAGGGGGTGGGTGGCCTGGGAGGGGCAGACACTCCTCCCCAGTTCCAATGGCTCATGGCAGGTGTCAGGGCCAAGCCCCATCTTCACAGATTCCCAGAAGATCCAGGAGATAAGGGTGACATCCCTGGGTGCTTAAACCACTAGGAGTCATCCATGGGCAAAGAGCCACCTCCCTTTCTCACCTGTCCCTGGCTCCTCACCTGGAGGCTGGCTCCCCTGAGCCGTGCCATCAGTGGCCCAGTGAGGGCCGTGGAGCCTCTGCTCTCAGGCGCTACCTCTCATGGGGAGAATGGTGCCAGGCATTCCCGGCAGGGCTGTGGGGCAGGGGGGCTCGCTCTCACCAGGCTCTGGGTCAAAGCTGCTGCCTCCAGGAAACCTTCCCTCCATTCACACTTTGAGCTTCCCTTTATTACACTGTCACCCTCCAACCATATCTTTGGACCACAAAGCTGTAAGCTCCCCAAGAGAGGGGGCTGGGTCTGCCTGCTCCCCGCTGAGTGCTCAGTCCAGGGCACAGGCCATGGCACACAGTAGGCGTCCAATAAATTCTTGGGGTAAGCTCAGTACTGGGCTCTTGGAGTGGTTCTTCACAAAGGCTGCAGTCAGAAGGGAACTTGTTGGGGGGTGCGCCCTGCAGGAAGCAGTGGGTGGCGAGGGGCGGCTCTCCCTGGGAGGCCTCTAGGGCTGGGCACATGACGGCAGCTTCACCCCACAGCTGCCCGAAGGGCTCCCCTCCCGCGGCAGGCAGGCTCATCTGCTGCAGACCACGCTGGGGGCGCCACCCACCCCATCCCTTTCCTGGGGCTGGATGTGGTTGGATGGGTCTGGTCCTCCAGGAAGTGCGCCCTGGACCTCGGGACAGGCAGTGGGAGGGAGGGCCCTCCTGTGAGCTGACAGCTTTGAAAGAGGAAACCCCCATGGGacagtgggaggggagagggagggacagggagaagagggagggcagggggccgCCCCTTCCCCCTCTCATCCCAGGACCTGTTCTGGGGGCAAAGGGGGAAGCCCAGGATCAGCCCCTCAAACAAGAAAAACTGGAATTAGCACTGAACTCGAGAGGGTTTGCTGGGTGCCTAGCAAGCTGTGGCCTGTCCCGGGCCTCTAGGCTGGCAGTGCGCCTCTGCCTCCTCGGTTCCCAGGGCGCGGGGCAGGCCGCCGCCTCCTCGTCGGTCCGTGGCCTTTCCTCTGCCAAGGGCGGCCATGGGTGAGGAGGCAGCAAGACACAGGACAgacggggcagggagggggggttgggggggtatgGAGCAAGTTGCCCCGTTCACCACGCAGGCAGGTAATCCTAAAGCTTTCAGAATTCACAAATGCTTGTGTAATTTCTTGAAAATGTTCCGGTCGCTGCTGACAATGTGCTGCAACACTCTTGGGGTGGAAACAAAAGGTAAAACGCGTTTTGCTGTTGACCCTGGAAGAGGGTAAAATCTGAAAGCCCTGCCGAGCTCCATGGCCACTTCCTCACAAGCCCTGTTATTTCAGGACCGAGGGCGCGCCTCCCCCAGTTGGGGCCGCTGCTCCTCAGGGGCAGCCCTCGGAGCGGGATTTCATTAGGAGTCAGCCACACACACCCCCGCCCCCCGCTGGGTACAGGGCTGTTCTCAGGGGAAGGTTAATGGGGGCTGGCTCGTCAGGAGGGGCCAGAGACCCAGTGGGAGGCAGCCTCTAGCCCCTGTGGGGGTGCTGTGGCCCCCCTTCCTGGGggggaggctgtcaggagggctGCACAGGGTATGGCTGGGGCAGGCTGTACCCATGTGGcccagggaaagggagaaagtgGGCCTCTCCCCACCTGCCCAGGGTCCTACAGAGGTGGGTGTGAGCAAAGCCACTTCAGAGCTGGAGCTGTGAGTGATTGGAAGTGTGTGTGGCCAAGGGGGCCCCTGGGCCTGCCCAAGTCTGGAAGGGGTATGCAAGCCACAGCCGAGAGCCCCCTCTCCAAGtccctcttctcttcccaggggcaGATGGAAGGTCCTCCATGGTGACGGGGACCTCTGGAGTCTTGTCCTCCCCCTGCCATTTCTTTGCCTTGATTGGGAAGGAGTCACCCCCTTAAGGTAAAGAGGAGCTCAGGATGGCCAGAGAGCGAATGGAAGTCAGGATCTCAGCCAGAGAATATGCTGTGACTGGCTCACAGAAAACCTTGGAAGGAGCTTTTCTCTGGTTTTAAAAAGACACGAAAATTCACTTTGATATGTTTATATTATAGATATAATACATAAAACATCTCACATGAAACTCTATGTTCTCCCCAAAAGACGAGAACCCAACTGaccttccctgccccagcccgTGGTCTGCATTCCCAGTCTGTGCATGTGGGTTGGAGATGCCTCCCCACCGGACCTGGAGCCAGAGCCTCTGGGGGCACAATCCTGTGGGCAGCCTGAGCTGGAGGCCTCAGCCAGAAAGGACCGAGGCCCACGACCACCCCCCACTGAGCTGAGGGGAAAGGAGAAGCCCACCTCATCTCCATGGTCCCACGGAAGCAAAAAGCAACCCCAAACCAAAAGGAAAGAGGGCCTCcgacccttccccctccccccccccccactgctgaCAAAGAGTCTCATTTTGGCAAGTATCTgagcaaaccaaaacaaaacaaaaaccaaataaaatggTGGTTTAGCATAGACGTGCACGCTCCCATTACACAAGGCACCGCTGGGACGCAAAGAGGCCAGATGCAAGTGTGGATATCGGCTGATCaagcaaaatatttggaaagttcTCAGGACTCCGGCCTTCTGGGATGGACTGATTGTGCTTCAAGTTCATATGGCAATGCTGGCAACATACAGTACAGGGGAGGCCctggctcccaggcttcctgcaCCCCCCAACCCGTCCCCAGACCAGGTCCTGAGGTTGGCCTCCACCACCAGGCCACCGCTCCTGGGCACACATGTCCTTGTGGCTGACCCCTGGCCTAGCTTCTGGTCCTgcttgggggggtggggcgggggtatCCTCCTCCCGCTGGTCAGGTGGGGACCCCCATCTCAGGGGTCCTGCCAGGGGAGCCCCAGCCTGGTGGAGGCTTGTGGGGAGAGGCAAGGAACTAGGGACCCTCCCCCTTCAGGTAGAAGGAGGGGAGCAACCTTGGGTTTCGAGGCCCCAGGCCCTGGGGTTCTTCTCTGTAAGGAGAGGCACTAGGGGGAAGCTGGGGCTGGCTGGTCGGGATCTGCTCCGTGAAACTTCCTCCCGCGGTGGGCCTGCTGCAACTCCCGAACAGCCGCAGGAACCCTCTGAATAAAACGACAAGGCACCTATTTGCTCCCCCTACTCGGTAGGAATCGGAGCGTGAGTTTTCATTTCCAAGGCACAAGGTTACTCCGTAATACTAGAGTTGCTGGGctcctggctcagccccactgcTCTTCTCCCACACGGAGAAGCCGCTGCCTGACCCCTCCTCTTAGCCGCACCGAGTCCAGTGCGGAGGACGAGAGAAGGCACGCGGAGCAGGCCAGGCTTTCAGCCAGGCTTGCAGTCGGCACCCGAATCTCCTAGTCCTGGTTTGCGCGGCTCGGGCCGCCTTAGGGATCCGGCGGCCCGAAGCCACTCTTCCCCGGTCCCCAcctggggccaggctggggcGGTCCCGCCGCCGCGCGCCTCACGCGCAGTTGCCCATGGCCTTGACCAGGGAACTCTCGGGCAGCTGGCGGAAGATGCCCCTCAGAGTGTCCAGTTCGCGGCTCAGCTGTTCCACCCGCTTGCGCAGGCGGTCATTGTCACTGGTCAGCTCCAGCACTTTCTGCTGCGTCTCCACGTTGCGCTGCTTGGCCTTGTCGCGGCTCTTGCGCACGGCGATGTTGTTGCGCTCACGCCGCACCCGGTATTCGTTGCTGTTCTTGTCCACCGACTTCTTGGCCTTACCCGCGCCGACGCCGCCGCGGAGGTCGGGGTGCGCGGCGGCCAGGCCCTTGAGCGCGCCGCCAGGGCCGGGTAGGCCTGCAGAACCGAGCGCGGGCGCCGGGTGCGGGCTGGGCACGGGTGTGGGCGGCGGCGTGGGGTGGCCAGGCTGCAGGTGCATGGTGGTCTGGCCGCAGTGAGCGATCTGGAACTGCAGGTGCGGAGCGGCCAGGTGTGCGGACGGCGGGTGCGGGTGTGGGTGCGGcggcggaggcggcggcggctGGTAGGGGAAGAGGCCGGCCAGCGCTAGCTGCTTCGCTTCGTCTTCCTCGCGCGGCTCCTGCTTGATCACCAGCGGCCGCAGCGCCGGCGCCCCGACGCGCTCGTACAGGGGCTCCAGCCTGCCGTCCAGGTAGCCGGCCGCCGCGCAGCCGTAGCCGGGAGGGGTCCCGTGCGCCCCTCCGGGCATGACGGCGCTGCCGGGACCGGCGGGGGCGCCCGGGTAGTCGTAGTCGCCGCCGCCGCCCAAGGGGGCCGCGGCCGCCTTGGCCTTCTCCTGCTGCCGGCTGTGCTGGAACAGGTCGGCCAGGAACTCGTCGTTAAAGGCGGCCGGGTCGATGTAGGCGCTGATGTCGATGGACGTCTCGTGTTCGCAGATGCCACCCAGAGGCTCCGGAGCGGCAGATGGGGCGGGGGGCTGCGCGGTGCCCGCGCCCCGGGGAAAGCCGAAGGCGGCGCTGCCGGGCGCGTGCGGAGGGCTCTGGAGGTGGCTGCTCATCGGGGGCCGCGGCTCCGCCTCGTAGAAGTCGGCCGACTCCATGGGGGAGCTAGAGTCCTGCCGGCATGGCGAGCCTGGGCGCCTCCAGCCTGCGCGGGGCGCCGCTGCAGCCCACCTGGAGCCCCTACACGCTTGCGTCCGCGCAGCTCCCGCTCGCGAATGGCCAGGCCCGCGCGGGCCCCGCATTTATACCGGGGCGACCACCGCCCTCTAGTGTCTGAGCTAGCCTCGACCGGCGGCGGCGCGGCGCCCGCTAGGTCTTAGCGCCGGCCCTCCAGGGGACCATGCGTGGGGCCCCAGCGCAGCGCGGGCTGCGAGAGGCCGCGGCGCAACGCCCACTGCCCCCCCGCGCTGCGAGCCGAACCATCACGGACGCGCAGATCCCGATCTGTGAC is a genomic window of Dasypus novemcinctus isolate mDasNov1 chromosome 18, mDasNov1.1.hap2, whole genome shotgun sequence containing:
- the CEBPA gene encoding CCAAT/enhancer-binding protein alpha, yielding MESADFYEAEPRPPMSSHLQSPPHAPGSAAFGFPRGAGTAQPPAPSAAPEPLGGICEHETSIDISAYIDPAAFNDEFLADLFQHSRQQEKAKAAAAPLGGGGDYDYPGAPAGPGSAVMPGGAHGTPPGYGCAAAGYLDGRLEPLYERVGAPALRPLVIKQEPREEDEAKQLALAGLFPYQPPPPPPPHPHPHPPSAHLAAPHLQFQIAHCGQTTMHLQPGHPTPPPTPVPSPHPAPALGSAGLPGPGGALKGLAAAHPDLRGGVGAGKAKKSVDKNSNEYRVRRERNNIAVRKSRDKAKQRNVETQQKVLELTSDNDRLRKRVEQLSRELDTLRGIFRQLPESSLVKAMGNCA